From the Aspergillus puulaauensis MK2 DNA, chromosome 1, nearly complete sequence genome, the window TGGCCCAGCCCCATTCACAAGGTAATGgtggaaaaagaaatgcagACCCTGTTGTTCGGGTGAAAGCGTGATCATCATCCAAGGATCATGAGGTGGCTCAGTGGACTGATAAGCCGTAGCCTTCTTTTGAGGTAATTTAGGGCTTACGGAGACTGCCTGGTTGCTGCAAATTGACCGAACCGGCAAGTAATtgtcaaaaagaaaaccactTCTGTCTAACGTCTCCGCGGTTTGATCCTGGAATTCGAGGGAGTGCTGGTCTCGGTATCCATCACATCTAGAACCGGCCCTGACGCATTGTCGACACGTTGGGCGAGACAAGTCACACTGGCCCTCGAATTGTTTAGTAGGGCTTCAAGATTTGTGCAAGAGCAAGGTTCGATACCTTTCTTCTTTTGACTCGGCATTCCAGGCACGCTCTGCTGGGCTTCCCACGATAGACCATTGTCTCATGGCTTGGTTGTGAATCGACCTGAGCTGAGACGAGCCTTCGAGCGGAAGACTATGGGAGGAGCATCTCCCCGACTGTCATAACTAACGTTATCCAGTGTAATAGCTTGGTTGGTAAGTCAGTGTTGACTTGGTCAAGAAAGTGCTTTGTAAGCCATTCCGGAGTCGGACTAAAGAAGATCCCGTCGAGGTGGTTACTGGATTCGGCATAGCGTTGCCGCCTGCGTGGGTCAgtggggaagaggagcaacATTTACAGAtctccttctttcttccACAAGCCCCATAACCTCGAGCTGAATTCCATTTCCGGGGGCTATACATGTGACGTGATGGACCATCAGAACATTCAAGAAGTTTTCgaaatctttataaatcaTGCGCCTTCTCAAAAGTATCCTTCATGACCAGTGGCTGCTGAATCAATTACAATATTCTGCCCTTTACCACATCTCTGAATCCTCTTACCCTTTGAAACCATGTCTCAAACCGTTGCCTTTGTCTCAGGAGCGACTGGCCACCAAGGCGGTGCTACCGCGCGCGAACTCTTGAAATCAGGAGTCAAAGTCCATGCCCTCGCTCGGGACCCGTCCTCCAAGTCCGCTATTGATCTCCAGCGCCTGGGTGCCCACCTGTTCCCCGGTGATTTCGACAATTTGTCCTCCTTGAAGGCTGCGATGACAGGTGCTACTGCAGTCTTTCTCAATGTAATGCCCATCGTATCCGACACCAAACGGGAGGTGATCCACGCAAAGAATATCATCGATGCCGCGATTGCGTCCGGAACAGTTACCAGTATCGTCTATTCAAGCGTGACAATGACCGGCAGACACGACGAGTTCCCGAATTGGGGCCCCGACTACCCACTGGCGTGGTACTGGGAGAACAAGGCCCAAATCGAGTCAATGGTGCGAGGGTCGGGGCTGGAATACTGGACCATTCTTCGGCCTGCATTCTTGATGCTTAACTATCTCCTGCCGAA encodes:
- a CDS encoding NmrA/HSCARG family protein (COG:G,M;~EggNog:ENOG410PWJD;~InterPro:IPR006162,IPR036291,IPR008030;~PFAM:PF05368,PF13460,PF01370) — encoded protein: MSQTVAFVSGATGHQGGATARELLKSGVKVHALARDPSSKSAIDLQRLGAHLFPGDFDNLSSLKAAMTGATAVFLNVMPIVSDTKREVIHAKNIIDAAIASGTVTSIVYSSVTMTGRHDEFPNWGPDYPLAWYWENKAQIESMVRGSGLEYWTILRPAFLMLNYLLPKASYMFPDLVQRRVFLSAYKPSTAMTILDGDDVGKFAAAAIVEPLAFHKHEIDLGVESLTPAEIVRELSRVSGKDVSLQFYDEKEVEERALTDLLIQSHVWANEVGYQVNFKDLEKYPIRLTTFAEYLEKHREEVLQMLG